From the Thermovirga lienii DSM 17291 genome, one window contains:
- a CDS encoding Na+/H+ antiporter NhaC (PFAM: Na+/H+ antiporter family~TIGRFAM: Na+/H+ antiporter NhaC~COGs: COG1757 Na+/H+ antiporter~InterPro IPR018461: IPR004770~KEGG: tai:Taci_1400 Na+/H+ antiporter NhaC~PFAM: Na+/H+ antiporter NhaC-like~SPTR: Na+/H+ antiporter NhaC;~TIGRFAM: Na+/H+ antiporter NhaC), which yields MAEGTGSKPSLGLSVGVFAIAAAIISYGVLALGVDAHIPIVISSVVVCLVGVVVLKKPWSEIEQGGLNAIAVALQAIVILMIIGMVIGIWIQSGVVPALIYYGLSILSPSIFLLATLLVCSVVSLATGSSWTTAGTVGIALMGIAHGLGIPAPLSAGIVISGAYFGDKMSPLSDTTNLAPAVAGANLFDHIKAMVWSTGPTYLIVALITIVLGMKYAGGSLDAAKIEAMQTMLKAEFPISFLGFVPPVVVILLAAKKTPAVPGLFAGVVLAVLLSVFQGHGLADIINAVHYGYEAQLSSEIANAEADALMALLAQNDLSVAPELAQEVGNMLTELLTRGGLDSMMWTISLIFCALFFGGVMEACGFLETIVGSLTKSVKTVGGMMGAVIASSFVSNLFLGDQYLSLVIPGRMFKGAFEEKGLAPRMLSRALEDCGTLTSPLVPWNTCGAFQSSVLGVPTLAYLPYAFLNYLNPIMSVLISYMKIGVYWRTQSGEDVVAKEHPGN from the coding sequence ATGGCAGAAGGTACAGGAAGTAAGCCTAGTTTGGGGTTGTCTGTTGGGGTCTTTGCTATTGCGGCGGCAATAATAAGTTATGGCGTTTTAGCTCTAGGGGTTGATGCCCACATACCAATAGTTATTTCGTCCGTCGTAGTTTGCTTGGTTGGTGTCGTGGTTTTGAAGAAACCTTGGTCTGAGATAGAGCAAGGAGGCCTCAACGCCATCGCGGTGGCTCTTCAGGCGATAGTTATACTTATGATCATAGGTATGGTAATAGGAATATGGATCCAAAGTGGAGTTGTACCTGCTCTCATTTATTATGGTCTTTCCATATTGTCCCCATCAATCTTTTTGCTGGCTACGCTCTTGGTTTGTTCTGTGGTGTCTTTGGCCACCGGTTCGTCATGGACCACAGCTGGAACTGTGGGTATAGCATTGATGGGAATAGCTCATGGCCTTGGAATACCTGCTCCACTTTCTGCAGGAATAGTTATTTCAGGAGCATACTTTGGAGATAAGATGTCTCCTCTTTCTGATACGACCAACCTTGCACCTGCAGTAGCCGGAGCGAACCTTTTCGACCATATAAAAGCGATGGTTTGGTCGACAGGTCCTACTTACCTCATTGTGGCCTTAATCACTATAGTTTTGGGTATGAAGTACGCAGGAGGCTCATTGGATGCTGCAAAGATCGAAGCGATGCAGACCATGCTCAAAGCCGAGTTCCCCATAAGCTTTTTGGGCTTTGTGCCACCAGTGGTCGTAATATTGCTGGCGGCCAAAAAGACCCCGGCCGTGCCCGGGTTGTTTGCTGGTGTTGTTCTGGCAGTTTTGCTTTCCGTATTTCAGGGGCACGGGCTTGCCGATATCATAAACGCCGTTCACTACGGCTATGAAGCTCAACTTTCCTCAGAGATAGCTAATGCAGAAGCTGATGCTTTAATGGCACTGCTTGCCCAAAATGATCTCTCCGTAGCACCCGAGTTGGCACAGGAAGTGGGGAACATGTTAACTGAACTGTTGACTCGTGGAGGATTGGATTCCATGATGTGGACTATATCCCTGATATTCTGCGCCTTGTTCTTCGGTGGGGTCATGGAGGCCTGTGGTTTCCTTGAGACTATAGTAGGGTCTTTGACTAAGTCTGTGAAGACCGTTGGTGGCATGATGGGAGCAGTAATCGCCTCTTCGTTTGTATCTAACTTGTTCCTTGGCGACCAGTACTTGTCATTGGTTATACCGGGAAGGATGTTTAAGGGAGCATTCGAGGAAAAGGGCCTTGCACCGAGGATGCTATCCCGTGCGCTGGAGGACTGCGGTACATTGACGTCACCATTGGTACCTTGGAACACCTGCGGCGCCTTCCAAAGCAGCGTCCTTGGCGTTCCTACTTTGGCTTACCTCCCGTATGCGTTCCTTAACTACTTGAACCCAATTATGTCTGTGCTTATTTCTTACATGAAGATAGGCGTTTACTGGAGGACCCAGTCCGGTGAGGATGTAGTGGCCAAGGAACATCCTGGTAATTAG
- a CDS encoding hypothetical protein (KEGG: tai:Taci_1399 hypothetical protein~SPTR: Putative uncharacterized protein), protein MKELLVSKSGTPFPSWMKWFALAVGIFLVADGMRVFEFHKIFVGVVVAFISGYQKRLYVSSEGLVRENGSWFRKYKTVLPWEEIKHVGLVKRGNRMMAFFERDITGWKVLFDAEDEPKLRAILAEYIPDVEIGEVG, encoded by the coding sequence TTGAAAGAGCTTTTGGTATCCAAATCAGGGACGCCATTCCCAAGTTGGATGAAATGGTTTGCTTTAGCAGTGGGGATTTTCCTCGTAGCGGATGGCATGAGGGTATTTGAGTTTCACAAGATATTTGTTGGCGTAGTGGTGGCATTTATATCTGGATATCAAAAGAGACTCTATGTTTCCTCGGAAGGATTGGTTAGGGAGAACGGTTCTTGGTTTAGAAAATACAAGACGGTTCTTCCGTGGGAAGAGATAAAACATGTGGGACTGGTAAAAAGAGGTAACAGGATGATGGCCTTTTTCGAACGGGATATAACAGGTTGGAAGGTCCTTTTCGACGCTGAAGATGAACCCAAGTTGAGGGCTATACTTGCTGAATACATACCCGATGTGGAAATAGGGGAAGTGGGCTAG
- a CDS encoding lysine 2,3-aminomutase YodO family protein (PFAM: Lysine-2,3-aminomutase; Radical SAM superfamily~TIGRFAM: KamA family protein; lysine-2,3-aminomutase~COGs: COG1509 Lysine 2 3-aminomutase~InterPro IPR007197: IPR003739~KEGG: aco:Amico_0185 lysine 2,3-aminomutase YodO family protein~PFAM: Radical SAM domain protein~PRIAM: Lysine 2,3-aminomutase~SPTR: Lysine 2,3-aminomutase YodO family protein;~TIGRFAM: lysine 2,3-aminomutase YodO family protein) — protein sequence MVVKLRSWKEVPLWKGVTEEEWNDWRWQIRNRITTVDELRQVINLTDEEAEVIERSLTKLRMAITPYYASLMDPDDPRCPIRKQAVPSIHETMFSKADLHDPLHEDVDSPVPGLTHRYPDRGLLLITDQCSMYCRHCTRRRKAGETDRAYSEEQIKRCIEYIRETPTFRDVLLSGGDPLTVNEDMLEWVISELRSIPHVDFVRLGSRVPVVCPQRITDKLCNMLKKYHPVWLNTHFNHPKEITKESAEACNKLADAGIVLGNQTVLLKGVNDCPYLIRELNQQLLKIRVNPYYIYQCDLSEGIEHFRTSIGKGIQIMEYLRGHTTGMAQPLFIVDAPGGGGKIPVGPNYVVSRSDRKVILRNYEGVLTVYTEPEDSVSRPEELYHWEEYTSRQRQLSREGLIKLFEGEAISLEPANLDRRKRAEKRK from the coding sequence ATGGTTGTTAAGCTGCGCTCTTGGAAGGAAGTTCCCTTATGGAAGGGAGTAACGGAGGAGGAGTGGAACGACTGGCGGTGGCAGATTCGTAACAGGATCACGACTGTGGATGAGCTGAGGCAGGTTATCAACCTGACGGACGAGGAGGCGGAGGTAATAGAGAGGAGTTTGACCAAGCTGAGGATGGCCATAACGCCTTATTATGCATCGCTGATGGATCCCGATGATCCTCGGTGTCCCATAAGGAAGCAGGCGGTTCCCTCGATTCATGAGACCATGTTTTCCAAGGCAGATCTTCATGATCCCCTTCACGAGGATGTGGACTCTCCAGTTCCTGGTTTGACCCATCGTTATCCTGACAGGGGTTTGTTGTTGATAACCGACCAGTGCAGCATGTACTGCAGGCACTGTACCAGGAGGCGCAAGGCAGGAGAGACGGACCGAGCGTACTCTGAGGAGCAGATAAAGAGGTGCATAGAGTACATAAGGGAGACGCCCACGTTCAGGGATGTATTGCTTTCAGGAGGAGATCCTTTGACGGTGAACGAGGACATGCTTGAGTGGGTTATAAGCGAGCTTAGAAGCATTCCTCACGTGGATTTTGTGAGGTTGGGGAGCCGTGTGCCGGTGGTATGTCCTCAGAGGATAACGGACAAGCTTTGCAACATGCTGAAGAAGTATCATCCTGTGTGGCTTAATACTCATTTCAATCATCCCAAGGAGATAACCAAGGAGTCGGCGGAGGCGTGCAACAAGCTTGCGGATGCGGGCATAGTGTTGGGCAACCAGACGGTGCTTTTGAAGGGTGTGAACGACTGTCCGTACTTGATAAGGGAGCTTAACCAGCAGCTTTTGAAGATAAGGGTGAATCCCTATTACATATATCAGTGCGACCTGTCGGAGGGTATAGAGCATTTCAGGACGAGCATAGGCAAGGGGATACAGATAATGGAGTATTTGAGGGGTCACACGACGGGTATGGCCCAACCATTGTTCATAGTGGACGCTCCTGGTGGAGGAGGTAAGATTCCTGTGGGTCCCAACTACGTGGTGAGCCGTTCGGACCGCAAGGTTATATTGAGGAACTACGAGGGGGTGCTCACGGTCTACACGGAGCCTGAGGACAGTGTGAGCCGTCCGGAGGAGCTTTATCACTGGGAGGAGTACACATCTCGCCAGAGGCAGCTATCCAGGGAAGGGCTGATCAAGCTCTTTGAGGGTGAGGCCATATCCCTTGAACCTGCCAACCTGGACAGAAGGAAAAGGGCGGAGAAGAGAAAATAG
- a CDS encoding hypothetical protein (KEGG: pth:PTH_2566 hypothetical protein~SPTR: Putative uncharacterized protein), whose product MTDIERQIVILALANLKSDDPNLWGYARLRKAIFFLQKEEGVPLGFHFQLERERPISPQLQIFLEKMKYEGLLKFVETPHGYRIRPSAKGKKMLEDNPGVVARYKQEIQSTLNKVEHMTLTELRLRSLDVFLKNPE is encoded by the coding sequence ATGACGGACATCGAAAGGCAAATAGTAATACTAGCATTGGCCAATTTAAAGAGCGATGATCCCAATTTGTGGGGCTACGCTCGTTTGAGAAAGGCCATCTTTTTCTTACAGAAAGAAGAAGGTGTCCCCCTGGGATTTCATTTCCAGCTGGAACGAGAAAGGCCCATAAGTCCTCAATTGCAAATCTTTTTGGAAAAAATGAAATATGAAGGATTGCTCAAGTTCGTCGAAACTCCCCATGGCTACAGGATAAGGCCAAGCGCAAAAGGCAAAAAGATGCTTGAAGATAATCCCGGAGTGGTAGCACGTTACAAACAAGAAATACAGAGCACCTTAAACAAAGTAGAACATATGACCCTTACCGAACTTCGGTTAAGGTCTCTTGATGTATTCCTCAAAAACCCCGAGTAA
- a CDS encoding 3H domain-containing protein (PFAM: HTH domain; 3H domain~COGs: COG1827 small molecule binding protein (contains 3H domain)~InterPro IPR004173~KEGG: tna:CTN_0856 3H domain protein~PFAM: 3H domain-containing protein~SPTR: 3H domain protein) yields the protein MTREERLKQLKTLIEESTEPLSGEYLSNIFNVSRQAIVQDIAILRNRGFQVVSTPQGYFLPKDSKVYRRIIAVKHSPEDITTELMTIISLGGKVIDVIVEHPIYGEIRGNINVATRDDVVKFVTLMQSTGQNPLLSLSQGFHLHTIEADSERNLDEIEKALKNKGFLVM from the coding sequence GTGACAAGAGAAGAGCGTCTTAAGCAACTCAAAACCCTAATAGAGGAATCGACTGAACCTTTGAGTGGAGAGTACCTATCCAACATATTCAACGTAAGCAGGCAAGCGATAGTGCAAGACATAGCAATATTGAGAAATAGGGGATTTCAGGTGGTTTCGACCCCTCAAGGTTACTTTTTGCCTAAGGATTCGAAGGTCTATAGGAGAATCATAGCGGTAAAACACTCACCTGAGGACATAACGACAGAGCTTATGACCATAATTTCTCTTGGTGGAAAGGTAATAGATGTAATAGTTGAACACCCCATATACGGCGAGATAAGAGGAAATATAAACGTAGCAACACGAGACGACGTAGTGAAGTTTGTAACCTTGATGCAGAGCACAGGGCAAAACCCATTACTTTCTTTATCCCAGGGATTTCACCTTCATACGATCGAAGCCGATTCCGAAAGAAACTTAGACGAAATAGAAAAAGCCCTAAAAAATAAAGGATTCCTTGTAATGTAG
- a CDS encoding hypothetical protein (KEGG: tag:Tagg_0250 hypothetical protein~SPTR: Putative uncharacterized protein), which yields MVEKEKYLLLAAVTITILNFIVPYTVLKNSGAFAFWIFLTLLTLGIGYVFTSSWIKPRQGGKLK from the coding sequence TTGGTTGAGAAGGAAAAATATTTACTCTTGGCTGCCGTAACCATCACCATATTGAACTTCATAGTGCCATATACGGTCCTCAAAAACTCTGGAGCTTTTGCCTTTTGGATCTTTTTGACTCTCCTAACCCTTGGAATAGGTTACGTCTTCACAAGCAGCTGGATAAAACCACGGCAAGGAGGAAAACTCAAATGA
- a CDS encoding Na+/solute symporter (PFAM: Sodium:solute symporter family~COGs: COG0591 Na+/proline symporter~InterPro IPR001734~KEGG: oih:OB2242 pantothenate permease~PFAM: Na+/solute symporter~SPTR: Na+/solute symporter), protein MSASVLIYSILAWFALGAFLSWRAKKKQAESMAEYFIGNRSIGGFLSSMTYSATTYSAFMMVGLVGITYKTGITSLGFELSYLIGTIFLLMIFAPRYWSAGKLYSVVTPSEMFSVRYESPKVGAAAAFLCLIMLIPYASVQLMGTGYLLETLSNGAISFTTATIIIALMSFVFSWWAGIRSVALTDALQASVMLIASAMLAAFVAFVLLPDAGESIKTINPNAMKVTWPFPMFLGLTLPWFFFAVTNPQVVQRLYIPKNKTSIRNMILGFSSFGFIYTLLCVFFGISASKLIPGISVADKAMPRLLSMVPYPLALIVTLSIIAAAVSTMNSIILTLSSMFGRDILKALNPNIPEEKELLLSKILIPIITGVCLLFAQYKLNMIAVLSSMASGGLLMQLPAIWGTFFWRKATAEGAFWSIVIGGLAVGSMYVTGMKPLGLWPPVWGIIISFAVFLALSLFTTPPSNADGFIDSLKEELEKF, encoded by the coding sequence ATGAGCGCCTCCGTCTTGATATACTCCATCTTGGCTTGGTTTGCTTTAGGAGCTTTCTTGTCATGGAGAGCAAAGAAAAAACAGGCTGAAAGCATGGCCGAATATTTTATTGGCAACAGAAGTATTGGTGGGTTTCTCTCATCAATGACATACAGTGCCACCACATACAGCGCATTCATGATGGTCGGCCTTGTTGGGATAACATATAAGACTGGAATAACAAGCCTGGGCTTTGAGCTGTCCTACCTTATAGGTACCATTTTCTTGCTTATGATCTTTGCACCAAGATATTGGTCGGCAGGTAAGCTTTACAGCGTGGTGACGCCTTCAGAAATGTTCTCCGTTCGTTACGAAAGCCCCAAGGTCGGAGCAGCTGCGGCCTTCCTGTGTCTGATCATGCTCATACCTTACGCCTCCGTGCAACTCATGGGTACAGGGTACCTGCTGGAGACGTTGTCCAATGGAGCCATATCGTTCACAACGGCAACCATAATAATAGCCCTCATGTCCTTCGTCTTCTCTTGGTGGGCTGGAATACGTTCGGTCGCCTTGACAGATGCTCTTCAGGCCAGCGTCATGCTTATAGCTAGTGCAATGCTGGCCGCCTTCGTGGCTTTCGTACTGCTACCTGATGCCGGAGAGAGCATAAAAACCATAAACCCAAACGCCATGAAGGTTACCTGGCCCTTCCCTATGTTCTTAGGTCTTACCCTTCCCTGGTTCTTTTTTGCCGTAACTAACCCTCAGGTAGTACAAAGGCTCTACATACCAAAAAATAAAACAAGCATAAGAAACATGATATTGGGTTTTTCCTCTTTTGGTTTTATTTACACCCTTTTGTGCGTATTTTTCGGCATATCCGCATCCAAGTTAATACCAGGGATATCTGTAGCAGACAAGGCCATGCCTCGCCTACTATCCATGGTTCCGTACCCTCTGGCCCTGATCGTTACACTCAGCATAATAGCCGCAGCAGTCTCCACCATGAACTCCATAATATTGACATTGAGCTCCATGTTTGGCAGAGACATCCTTAAGGCCTTGAACCCAAACATCCCAGAGGAAAAAGAGCTTTTGCTGAGCAAAATATTGATCCCAATAATAACGGGAGTTTGTCTACTCTTCGCCCAATACAAGTTGAACATGATTGCCGTCTTGTCGTCCATGGCCTCAGGAGGATTACTGATGCAATTGCCAGCAATATGGGGAACCTTTTTCTGGAGAAAGGCCACTGCGGAAGGAGCCTTCTGGAGCATCGTTATCGGTGGGCTAGCTGTAGGAAGCATGTACGTGACCGGTATGAAACCCCTGGGGCTTTGGCCTCCCGTTTGGGGGATAATAATATCTTTCGCGGTTTTCCTGGCACTTAGCCTATTTACAACCCCTCCGTCCAATGCTGACGGCTTCATAGATAGCCTAAAAGAAGAGCTAGAGAAATTTTAA
- a CDS encoding L-fuculose 1-phosphate aldolase (PFAM: Class II Aldolase and Adducin N-terminal domain~TIGRFAM: L-ribulose-5-phosphate 4-epimerase~COGs: COG0235 Ribulose-5-phosphate 4-epimerase and related epimerase and aldolase~InterPro IPR000169: IPR001303~KEGG: pca:Pcar_3030 L-fuculose-1-phosphate aldolase~PFAM: class II aldolase/adducin family protein~SPTR: L-fuculose-1-phosphate aldolase), translated as MIYQAEREAVVFYGRKMLQLGLTKGTGGNLSLLTDDGEHVAITPSAVPYDSMEPDDVLIVSKNGQVIDGSCKPSTETSLHLALYKAREDIRAVVHTHSLYCSVLACLGWEIPPIHYYMAFCGEKVPVAPYATFGTEELALNVATSIGTSNAVLLANHGMVAVGTSLKEALTVAEAAELLAEIYYKARCAGTPMQLEKEEIKKLREAFKTYCEGQR; from the coding sequence ATGATTTACCAGGCAGAGAGAGAAGCAGTAGTCTTTTACGGCAGGAAGATGCTTCAATTAGGCTTGACCAAGGGCACTGGTGGTAATTTGAGTCTCTTGACGGATGATGGAGAGCACGTCGCGATTACTCCAAGTGCCGTTCCTTACGACAGCATGGAGCCCGATGACGTTTTGATAGTTTCAAAAAATGGACAAGTTATAGACGGTTCTTGCAAACCTTCCACGGAGACTAGCTTACACCTTGCATTGTATAAGGCGAGGGAAGACATAAGAGCGGTGGTGCACACTCACTCTCTGTACTGCTCCGTCCTGGCGTGTCTTGGATGGGAGATTCCCCCCATTCACTATTACATGGCCTTCTGTGGGGAAAAGGTCCCAGTAGCTCCTTATGCGACTTTCGGGACAGAGGAGCTGGCCCTTAATGTCGCGACCAGTATAGGGACCAGCAATGCAGTACTTTTGGCTAATCATGGTATGGTAGCGGTTGGAACCTCTTTAAAAGAAGCTTTGACGGTTGCAGAGGCAGCTGAGCTTCTTGCGGAAATATATTACAAGGCAAGATGTGCAGGGACCCCTATGCAGTTGGAGAAAGAGGAGATCAAGAAACTGCGAGAAGCCTTCAAGACTTATTGTGAAGGCCAGCGCTAG